TCGGCGCGCTGGTGATGACGGGTGGGGTGAATGCATGGACATTGCTTGCCTTCACCTTTCTCTCCGGCGCCTGTGCCGCCTTTATCGCGCCAGCCTGGCAGGCGATCGTGCCGCAGCTCGTGCCCAAAGCCAAACTTCAGTCGGCTGTCGTACTGAACAGCGTTGGCATCAACATCAGTCGCGCTATAGGCCCCGCGCTGGCCGGCGTGATTATCCCGGTGCTGGGCATCGCCTGGCCGTACCTGCTCAACGCAGTGAGCTTCGTCGTGGTGATCGGGGTCTTGCTGTGGTGGTCCCCGCCGGCGAAGCCCGCTCAACAGTTACCTCTTGAGCGTTTCTGGAGCGCCACCCGCGCCGGCCTGCGTTTCGCCCGCGCCAGCGGCCCGCTTAAGAGCACGCTTGTCCGGGCCGTGGCCTTCTTTATCTTTGCAAGCGCCTACTGGGCGTTGCTCCCGCTGATCGTCCGTCAGGAATTACAGGGTAGTGCGTCACTTTATGGCCTGATGCTCGGGGTCATCGGCCTTGGCGCTGTGGCCGGTGCGCTGGTACTGCCGCGCATCAGGAGAAAACTGCGTCCCGACGCATTGGTTTCGCTGGGTACGTTGGGAACCGCCCTGGTGCTGGTCGTGTTCGCGGCAAGCCCCTGGCCCCAGGCATCGATCATCGCAAGCTTCCTGGCCGGTGCTTGCTGGATCACTGTCCTCTCGAGCCTCAATGTTTCGGCACAGACTGCACTGCCGGATTGGGTGAGGGCCCGGGGGTTGTCGATCTTTATCACCGTATTCTTCGGTTCGATGACGCTGGGGAGCCTGGCCTGGGGCCAACTGGCGGAAACCGTCGGAATTCCGATAACACTGCTCCTGGCGGCGGCAGGTTCGATCATCGCTGCCTTGATGGCGCGCCCATTCCGGCTACACCAAGGCGCGGAACTGGATCTCTCGCCCTCGGCGCACTGGCCTCAACCGCTGGTCAGCAGCGACGTCGAATACGATCGCGGGCCGGTCATGGTGACCATCGAGTATCGCGTGGCACCAAAGGATACCGAGGCCTTTGCAGCCGCTATGAACGACCTTCGGCAGGTACGTCAGCGCAATGGCGCCTATGCCTGGGGACTCTTCGAGGATGTCGCCGTGCCCGGCCATTTCACCGAGTACTTCCTGGAGGAATCCTGGGTTGAACACCTACGCCATCACGAGCGGGTGTCCGAAAGCGATCGCCTGGTCCAGGAGCGGGTGCGCGCTTTTCACATCGAACCGGAGCCCCCGCGGGTAAGGCACCATCTCGCGCCGGAGCACCACCAGAATTCGCCGGAATCGACCGATCCGCCCTCAAGTGCAGGAGAGCTCCTATGAAAATTGCCCTTGGGCTGCTGCTCGCGCTGGTCATCGGGATTACCTGTCGTAAGGCGGGCGTTCCGCTACCCGCTCCCCCCGTGCTGATAGGTGGCTTACTCGTACTGGCCATGACCC
The window above is part of the Marinobacter nanhaiticus D15-8W genome. Proteins encoded here:
- a CDS encoding MFS transporter — encoded protein: MNGTLAGDESPPSAWAPFAHLAFTLLWTATVISNVGTWMHDVASGWLMTSLSPSPSMVALVQAATTAPIFLFALGAGALADILDRRLLLVAVMAIQGVSAAVLGALVMTGGVNAWTLLAFTFLSGACAAFIAPAWQAIVPQLVPKAKLQSAVVLNSVGINISRAIGPALAGVIIPVLGIAWPYLLNAVSFVVVIGVLLWWSPPAKPAQQLPLERFWSATRAGLRFARASGPLKSTLVRAVAFFIFASAYWALLPLIVRQELQGSASLYGLMLGVIGLGAVAGALVLPRIRRKLRPDALVSLGTLGTALVLVVFAASPWPQASIIASFLAGACWITVLSSLNVSAQTALPDWVRARGLSIFITVFFGSMTLGSLAWGQLAETVGIPITLLLAAAGSIIAALMARPFRLHQGAELDLSPSAHWPQPLVSSDVEYDRGPVMVTIEYRVAPKDTEAFAAAMNDLRQVRQRNGAYAWGLFEDVAVPGHFTEYFLEESWVEHLRHHERVSESDRLVQERVRAFHIEPEPPRVRHHLAPEHHQNSPESTDPPSSAGELL
- a CDS encoding DUF1427 family protein, translating into MKIALGLLLALVIGITCRKAGVPLPAPPVLIGGLLVLAMTLGYVTADRFAAHRKATTRHLCGGPTGHTEEQHHG